The following proteins are encoded in a genomic region of Methylibium petroleiphilum PM1:
- a CDS encoding hemerythrin domain-containing protein: MRTTPPRFDIYAPIHKALRLFMTDTLQRLGRLDLDDPQDLAAGLGQLDTLLGAASSHLQHENDCIHPALELQQAGASQRIAGEHREHLDIIATLRAHAAALRAAPEAATAHRLYRQLAAFVAENFEHMDMEETRHNQALWAGYSDAELQAIEHRILAGIGPQEMSLWLRWLILALNPTERAQLIAGLPPAAREPVLDSARALLDDGAWGKLCRALGRKVAPGLVEA, encoded by the coding sequence ATGCGCACCACCCCACCCCGTTTCGACATCTACGCACCCATCCACAAGGCGCTGCGCCTGTTCATGACCGACACGCTGCAGCGCCTGGGCCGGCTGGACCTGGACGACCCGCAGGACCTGGCGGCCGGCCTGGGCCAGCTGGACACGCTGCTGGGCGCCGCGAGCAGCCACCTGCAGCACGAGAACGATTGCATCCACCCGGCCCTCGAGTTGCAGCAGGCCGGCGCCAGCCAGCGCATCGCCGGCGAACACCGCGAGCACCTCGACATCATCGCCACGCTGCGCGCGCACGCCGCCGCGCTGCGTGCCGCGCCCGAAGCCGCGACGGCACACCGGCTGTACCGCCAGCTGGCCGCCTTCGTGGCCGAGAACTTCGAGCACATGGACATGGAGGAGACCCGCCACAACCAGGCGCTGTGGGCCGGCTACAGCGATGCCGAACTGCAGGCGATCGAGCACCGCATCCTGGCCGGCATCGGCCCGCAGGAAATGAGCCTGTGGCTGCGCTGGCTGATCCTGGCGCTCAACCCTACGGAGCGCGCGCAGCTGATCGCCGGCCTGCCGCCCGCGGCCCGCGAGCCGGTGCTGGACTCGGCGCGCGCGCTGCTGGACGATGGGGCGTGGGGCAAGCTCTGCAGGGCGCTGGGGCGGAAGGTGGCGCCGGGCCTGGTGGAGGCTTGA